The Candidatus Binatia bacterium genome window below encodes:
- a CDS encoding ethanolamine ammonia lyase-activating protein: MEDLSKQRALKKSPFLEWCDGEGLPVATGYGVEDLRALPLSNWERLGGPASYCHLEGSQGFVGAMVAEIPPGKNLRPMRHLYEEQVLILEGRGATQFWSDETQQAVTLEWQAGSLFSPPLNARHQHFNGSSSEPVRFVAVNNAPLIFNVFKSADFVFDAPFDFTNRFSGQRDFFSSEFKPSDLEDKAVNFIPDVYAVPLNDHPERGVGFSRLGIHLSGNSMVGHIMAIKSGTYKKAHRHHSGAQVIVLGGKGYSLMWPPGGKFVRIDWKKGSLLVPPEGWYHHHFTTSREAARHLALRRGLRGVGVPWLPSVSERDGGSMLEHENEPPEIRAMYEAELAKEGVPLRMPPVKRSN; encoded by the coding sequence ATGGAAGATTTGTCGAAACAAAGAGCGCTAAAAAAATCGCCGTTTCTGGAGTGGTGCGACGGCGAGGGACTGCCGGTAGCGACAGGCTACGGCGTCGAAGATTTGCGCGCGCTGCCGCTGTCGAATTGGGAGCGTCTCGGCGGGCCGGCCTCCTACTGCCACCTCGAAGGGTCGCAAGGATTTGTCGGCGCCATGGTCGCGGAGATTCCGCCGGGGAAGAATTTGCGGCCGATGCGGCACCTTTACGAAGAGCAAGTTCTCATTCTGGAGGGACGCGGCGCGACGCAGTTCTGGAGCGACGAGACCCAGCAGGCGGTCACGCTCGAATGGCAGGCCGGGAGCCTCTTCTCGCCGCCGCTGAACGCGCGGCACCAGCACTTCAACGGGTCGTCGTCAGAGCCGGTGCGCTTTGTCGCGGTGAACAACGCGCCGCTGATCTTCAACGTTTTCAAGTCCGCGGACTTCGTCTTCGACGCGCCGTTCGATTTTACCAACCGCTTCAGCGGCCAGCGCGATTTCTTCAGCAGCGAGTTCAAGCCGAGCGACCTCGAAGACAAGGCGGTGAACTTCATCCCGGACGTTTACGCCGTGCCGCTGAACGATCATCCCGAGCGCGGCGTCGGCTTCAGCCGTCTCGGCATTCATCTCTCGGGCAACTCCATGGTCGGCCACATCATGGCGATCAAATCGGGGACTTATAAAAAGGCGCACCGCCACCACTCGGGAGCGCAGGTGATCGTCCTCGGCGGCAAGGGGTACAGCTTGATGTGGCCGCCGGGAGGGAAATTCGTTCGCATCGATTGGAAGAAGGGGAGTCTGCTCGTACCGCCCGAGGGCTGGTATCACCACCACTTCACCACGAGCCGCGAAGCGGCGCGCCACCTTGCGCTCCGCCGCGGTCTCCGCGGCGTTGGCGTTCCCTGGCTGCCGTCGGTGAGCGAGCGCGACGGCGGCAGCATGCTCGAGCACGAGAACGAACCGCCGGAGATTCGCGCGATGTACGAGGCCGAGCTGGCTAAAGAAGGGGTTCCGTTGCGGATGCCCCCCGTCAAGCGATCCAATTAA